The Streptomyces antibioticus genomic interval TCCACTCGTGTCCGGCTGCCCACGTCGGCATACCCGCGTCGAGGGCCTCTTCCAGGCTCATGGAGGGTGCGGTCACAGGCACACCCCAGGCGGCGAACAAGGTCTGCGCGATCTGCTCCATCGTGCGCAGGTCACCGGCCAGTTCCAGTTCCACCTGGTGGAACCGGTCAGGATATCGAAAGGCGTGCGCCGCAGCCGTGCCGATGTCCCGCACGGCCACCAGGGCCAGTTCGGTCTCCGGCTTCAGCACCGTCAGCAGTCCGTCGCGCGGCCCCCTGGGCGCCAGCAGAGGCAGGTTCTCCATGAAGAAGGCGGGCTTGATCACCGTCCAGCGGGCAAAACCCGCACCGCGCACCGACTCCATGATCGCCTGCTTGGTATGGAAGTAGTCCGCCATTGCCGCCCAGCGGCCCTCGGCCCAGCCGGCGACCCGGGTGTGCTCACCGACTCCACTGGTCGAGGACTGCACGAACTGCCATATTCCCTCAGCCTTCGCCGCGTCCACCAGGTTGGTTGCCTGGGCAAGTTCGCCCGCGAAGTCCACGCTGGTCTCGGTCATGGGCGGCCTCTGCACCGAGAACACCGCCCGGACTCCCTCGACCGCTGGGCCGAGGGAGGCCCGGTTGGAGAGATCCGCCTGCACCAGCTCGGCGCCCATTGCCTCGATCGCTTGGGCGGATTTCGACCGTGGATCGCGTACGAGTGCACGTACGGGCACCCCGGCGGCCAGGAGCGCGCGGGCCGTGGCCCCGCCTTGCTGGCCAGTGACTCCGGTGACCAGGACGGTATCGCTGTCGATGGGCATGGTTGCCGCTCCTCACTGACCGGAGAAAGAAAACGGCGGGGCCCGCCACTTTTCCTGCCGCTAAGATATGGCGGGGCCCGCCGTTTAGCAATGGGGAGATCATGACCGGTCAGCGCTCGGACGCCCGACGCAACTACCAGCGCATCCTCGCCGTCGCCGAAGCCGAGGTCGCCGCGCACGGCGCCGATGCATCCCAGGAGCAGATCGCCCGCACCGCAGGCGTCGGTTCGGCGACCGTGCGCCGTCACTTCCCCACCCGACGTGCCCTGCTCGAAGCCGTCTTCCAGAAGCGCATCGAGGGCCTGTGCGAGCGCGCCCATCAGCTAAGTGCGACCGAGGACGGCCGCACTGCCCTCCTGGAGTGGCTCCACGCCCTCGTCCTCTACGCCGTCTCAGCCCGCGGATTCGCCAACACCCTCAGCTACGAGCCTCCTGCCGAGGAACCTTCCCCGCCCTCCTGTGGCAGCAGAATCGCAGCAGCCGGAACTCCCCTGCTCCAGCGCGCCATTCGGG includes:
- a CDS encoding NmrA family NAD(P)-binding protein produces the protein MPIDSDTVLVTGVTGQQGGATARALLAAGVPVRALVRDPRSKSAQAIEAMGAELVQADLSNRASLGPAVEGVRAVFSVQRPPMTETSVDFAGELAQATNLVDAAKAEGIWQFVQSSTSGVGEHTRVAGWAEGRWAAMADYFHTKQAIMESVRGAGFARWTVIKPAFFMENLPLLAPRGPRDGLLTVLKPETELALVAVRDIGTAAAHAFRYPDRFHQVELELAGDLRTMEQIAQTLFAAWGVPVTAPSMSLEEALDAGMPTWAAGHEWNNAVLQPARPELARELGIPVTTFAEWADEQLTPVSG
- a CDS encoding TetR/AcrR family transcriptional regulator, whose protein sequence is MTGQRSDARRNYQRILAVAEAEVAAHGADASQEQIARTAGVGSATVRRHFPTRRALLEAVFQKRIEGLCERAHQLSATEDGRTALLEWLHALVLYAVSARGFANTLSYEPPAEEPSPPSCGSRIAAAGTPLLQRAIRDKAVAPHVTFHDLLTLAVGIALATEHHKDPETQANRLFRLAVEGLSPEHCIAGVSENSGSPVPATESLPNGRL